The Centroberyx gerrardi isolate f3 chromosome 13, fCenGer3.hap1.cur.20231027, whole genome shotgun sequence genome contains the following window.
ATGTCCAGTTAATGGACATGGTGACAAATTAATACAATTTTAATGTTAAAACTTAAATTTATAAGAGGTAATCATGTTGAAGCCCTTTGCACATATCCACtatttattgtataatattATGGTTTTTGTAAATTATGTGATTACATGTTAGCCCTGTACCTGTTAAACCACGTATGCTCAGACAAGAGATCACAATTTCAAATATATCAAAAAAAGGTTAAAAGGTtctttaaaagtttaaaaataaGAATCAACTGAAAGAGGAGAATGAACATCATACCAAATGCAGTAAATTTTAAACAATATTTACAAACAATATTTACTTTCTATGCCTCAAGGTCACACGGCTTTAGAACTAGCTTCATGCATTTGAAGTAGGACAACAGAGGGAAAACACAATGGCTCCTGTGCAGAACACATGAATGATTTGAATAAATATTAAACATTAGtgataataatacatttaatagaTCTTAAATAGATCAGTGTTGATCTAAAGTTAAAGATAAGGACTTGTTCTATAAAAATATTTGATCAAATTTCTTAACTTCTTAACTTAAATTTTAAGACATGGTTTGACCCAGTTTCAAGAATCAGTGAACTATAAAAATATACTGAAGATGTTGTCAGTTGTTGACCACAatgttgtctgtctttctttttccattccACAGAAATCATATAGACAATATTggataaattatttaaaattttGAATGCAACTTCCTTTAATATGCTGCttatacaatatttatttaGGATTTTCCAATGTTTGGTCCACTGTATATCTTTATATAGAGAATCTTGCATGTGGAAAAGTAGTCTGATAAGGTATTCCTCGTCTGTTTATTGCTGTATCTATTCTTTAAAACATTAATTTTTCCTACGAACAGATTGTTTCATACACCAATATTATTTATACAGCAAGAGAGTTTTGAtgggaaaaaatgtgtttataagCTAAAACCCAAGCCAAAAGTACCTGTTTATGAAAATTTGACTATTTGACTAATTACCAATTTACTTTAAGGTACTATTTAGTATCAATATCTAGTACTTCAAGACCACCTTGTTCAAGACTATTCCTATGAACATCGCTATTGTTTAACAATTTGCATGCCTGTTCTTGGGACACACCCCTATAATGCCTCCTGTACAAAATATCAAATTACAAATCAATTTGGTGATTCAGAAGGGAGCATTATGACAGTGTGTAGACTCCATcctttattttctcctttttttcccccgccTTTGACAGTTGTAGTGACAAACAGGaaatattgagagagagagagggatgacatgcgacaaaagTCCTGTGCCGGATTCGAACCAAAGGCGTCACAGACATAGAGCGCGCCCTAGACCACCGAGCCACCGGGACAccccccctcttttcttttttttcaccattttcaccaTGGTTCGCACcctagaccactgagccaccactCTCTCCTATTCCATCCTTCTATTAACATACATTATTTGCATAGTGGTAATATATGGAGCACTGTATCATTTTGCAGTTCCttatgcttggaaagcctagcataacaaaatgaagtttGGACTGATTCTCATATTCAGCtctttcttcatgtgttcttaactggtatgaacaccaaagaagaagagcacagacaagtccatcatacTTTGCCAAAGTTACAGAGACTTGAGCTAGGCGGAGGGGAGGCAGAACTTTTTTCTTTAGATATTCCAAACATATTCAGCTACAAATGCTTGGTTTTTCACTCCACTTAGTCTTTCATTCCACTCAGATGCAATCCAATTGTAAGGTAGAGAAGCTGGTGATTTTGCTGTACGTCATAAGAGGCAGCTGCAGTGCCCAGCCCGGCAGGGGCTGTTGGATCCCCTCCCCACAAAAGTCAGCATGTCCAAGCAGCTCAGAGTAGTGACGGCCAGGAAGACCTCGTTGACTCCCTCCAGACTTGCCTGGTCCCGCATGTTCTTCACATAAAAGATCCTGAACACGTTGTACGGCACAAAGCACACTACCAACACTGCCACAAAGCACAGGCTCTTCACTTGAGCCCAGAACTCCTGGTGGGAGAATGTCAGGTTCCCGTGGGTTCTGTAGACCTGGGCTAGTATCCAGATCTAGAATAGAAGAGAACTTTTTTAAGTAGACTGTCGGGACATTATCCCAGCCTATATCCAAACATACAATCTGTACCAGGCGCAGGGTATAAAAGCAAGCATGAAGATTCATATTCAGACAGGCAGTGCTATAAAAAGTAAAAGCAGGCACTGACCTGGCACCAGGTCAAAGCCAaggtaataatgatgatgatactgCTCAGGATGTAGTTGAAAATAGCCACTGCTGGCTCATTCAGTTCCCCACCAAAACGGAAACACTGGTACGTGTCTGTTGATGTGGTGTTGTCGCTATCCGTCGACCCATACTCCAGGATTGCCACAGGGAGAGCGACTATCAGCATTAGAAGCCAAACAGCAATGCTAGCACCGACCGCGTGTAGTGTCCGGTAGAACTCCATGCGGTCACTCTGCTTGTAGAATGCAAGGTAACGGATCACCAGAATGATGATGTAAAACATGAAGGCCAAGTACATGTGGGCATGGATCATACCACTCACCACCCTGTAACAATGAACAGCAATTACTGGTATGAAACCTCTGctctcttaaaggataaggccggtgttttttaatgcattgcttaccatcaacaaatcctatgaaaataacaaaatcagcaatgattttgttttgccaacaaatctcgtccatgtagccggtgcccaatgaagccatgtcccagcagccatagaactccattgtattaaaaaaacgatttaaaacatgtcaaagagccatgccgttgctctgggcagcatatttcatcatcacgatgcaccgggccagccgactttttcctcaaacaacttaataagccgactgtaaacactttgcgatctcaggaaagtagttccgtagcaccgaaaatagtccccgatgtaatgaagaatttgttcccatttgaatttgatttggtaataactacaatagcttgacttttcgtggtaacagttaacgatttttaaaattgaaactatgtctttgtgagctgtatttcaaggtttttagcttacaattggagccaatgacttccgcgttgacggctaaaaacggtacgtgggaagtcagaaagtaatgggaatagagcaaacgcattgttgattttgttattttcataggatttgttgacagtaagcaatgcattaaaaaacaccggccttatcctttaaggagcTAGAGACATCTCACATATGTTTCATATGATGAAGCATTATATAAACAAGTCTAGTAAGGGCCCACAGCAAACACAGGTTACATGTGGCTCTTTCATTTGAATTAGTTGACATCTCATATGAAATTACTTGTGAAAAAGGGTGTACTACTTAAGGCTGTGAATAGATaggacttttttttctcctgcatcTGTGAGCGTCACTAGTAacagagaggtcaaagggcTATCATTCTGGTTGCTATACAACACGTTTGACTACAGCTTGCAAGCTATCTAattagcgttagctagctaacccgAAGTAACAACGGGGATAAAATTGTTGAAATTAAAActggacaagagaaagttagtGATTGCTCTGCTTGCTGTTGAAGAAGAAGCTGAGGAGCCCATTCTGAAACGGAGGATGTGGGTACAGAGGAATTTAATTGGTCATTGGTCATGTGACCCTTACAATACACCACCATTAGGCAATTCCATAGTCAAAGATTCAATACAGTCAAACCCATTACATTTTCTTTACCAAATAAATATTCACAAATATACACGCaaataatatacaaaaataatCTTATATAGTAAACTAGAAAAATAGAatcacacataaatgcacataaTGCCATGTGTATGGATATCCACAATCTAATTCAGTTCCTATCTCATAAAAATGGCCTTAGATCAAGTGTCATTAACGGGACATAActgttataaaacggggttatttcctagtgattgacaggtcgcctgtccagtgatcaacAGGTCGCCGATTATTGGCCAATAGTAGCCGGCGCTGTGGCTCTGCGGACAACCCTTGGCTTcgctctggctccaaaaaatgtcaacatggcggtgaTTATAAACCCAACCTTTTGGCTTCAgaatgggtgacgtcacactcactacgtccatcttttttcaCAGTCTATGGTATAAACCCAGACGGAAAAGGTGGATTTACTCCATATACCTTCATTTATACCACAACTGCTCTACAGTACCCACCTGCAGAAGCCTTGACCTAGCCGCCAGTCCCCAGAGACGTAGGAGTAGATCCTAAAAGGAACAGTGAGGAGGAAAAGGATGTGGACAATGATGAGGTTGATGACAGCCGTGGTGGTGACGGACCTCACGTTGGACTGCAGGATGTTAATCATCAATGACATGCTGATGCTGCCTCCCACTAACACCAGGGTATAGATGGAGAGCAGAGCCCATCTGTAGGTGTCAGGCAGGGCGGTGGAGTTGTTCAGCACCGCAGATCTAGCAGTCACTTCCATTTCACCTTGATTGGTCTAGTTAAGTTGTCTTgtcatctcttttctcttctctgctcagctctcctctcctcatctcctttcacctcctcttgttcctctcttctcttcaggcTCTAAAATAAGAGACAAGAGATTGACGTTAGTATGTACTGAGAGTTTGAGCCATGCGCAAAGCCTATTAGTTATTTTTAGACTTAAAGGGGTATTAAGTAAACTATGACCATAGagccagtaggaattgcaacatcaGCATGAGttgtctcctcctacacaagtgaCTGAGCTATGGTGGCTTGTAACTGacacagtcacattttcaccGAAGTTTTGAGACATCCAATATGGATGTCCTGGAGACAGTTTTTAGGAGAGATAATTTCATTGAAGTTTTTAATTCGGTCACAGCTTAAATAGATctgtgtatcatctgcataaaagtggaaaattatattttgtgtgtgtatgagatgtCCTAAAGGcagcatgaaaatggaaaataaaattggACCAAGTACCGTACCCTGAGGAACCCCGCAGAGCAGTTTTGAAGTGGAAGACCTAGAGTCGCCAATACCCATACTAAAAGTCCTTGTTTAGTAGATAGGACTTGAACCAGTCGAGACTTGAGCCAGAGACATCTACTCAGTGCTCAAGACAGCCAAGGAGTATAGCATGGTCAACTGTGTCAGATAACATAACCCTAAGGAGAGTAGTTTCAGTACTGTGGTGAGCcctaaaacctgactgaaatcTGTCAAACAGTTTTCATTCAAGAAGTTGATTTGCAACAACTTTGTCAAGGACCTTTGCTAGGAAGAGAAGTCTTGAGATTGGTCTGAAATTGTTAAGATCATTAGGATCAAGAGTTGGCTTTTTTAACAGAGGTTGAATCAGAGCATTTTTGTAAAACATAGGAACAGTAACCGTGGAAAGTGAACCACTTATAGCTTGCAGAATAAAAGGACTGATTGTATTAGAAACTTGAGTTGAAAGAAAGCAGCAcaccaatataataataaaaaagaatataacaAAGAAGACGTCACCTc
Protein-coding sequences here:
- the LOC139932257 gene encoding putative G-protein coupled receptor 141 isoform X2 produces the protein MEVTARSAVLNNSTALPDTYRWALLSIYTLVLVGGSISMSLMINILQSNVRSVTTTAVINLIIVHILFLLTVPFRIYSYVSGDWRLGQGFCRVVSGMIHAHMYLAFMFYIIILVIRYLAFYKQSDRMEFYRTLHAVGASIAVWLLMLIVALPVAILEYGSTDSDNTTSTDTYQCFRFDLDTSPGLQNPREPDILPPGVLGSSEEPVLCGSVGSVLCAVQRVQDLLCEEHAGPGKSGGSQRGLPGRHYSELLGHADFCGEGIQQPLPGWALQLPLMTYSKITSFSTLQLDCI
- the LOC139932257 gene encoding putative G-protein coupled receptor 141 isoform X1, with the protein product MEVTARSAVLNNSTALPDTYRWALLSIYTLVLVGGSISMSLMINILQSNVRSVTTTAVINLIIVHILFLLTVPFRIYSYVSGDWRLGQGFCRVVSGMIHAHMYLAFMFYIIILVIRYLAFYKQSDRMEFYRTLHAVGASIAVWLLMLIVALPVAILEYGSTDSDNTTSTDTYQCFRFGGELNEPAVAIFNYILSSIIIIITLALTWCQIWILAQVYRTHGNLTFSHQEFWAQVKSLCFVAVLVVCFVPYNVFRIFYVKNMRDQASLEGVNEVFLAVTTLSCLDMLTFVGRGSNSPCRAGHCSCLL